One window of Enterobacter sp. RHBSTW-00175 genomic DNA carries:
- a CDS encoding 1,4-beta-xylanase: MYQQWTPERAQSWWMQQKWGCGFNYLPRTAVNWLEMWQEETFDSTTLQQELKWAQEYGYNALRTNLPFTVWEHDRDGLISRIDHFLSIASSNGLAVMLTLLDDCAFSGDEPFIGQQKPPVPGVHNSQGAGSPGRAKVLSPECWPQIEAYVKDIVGHFRHDPRIQIWDLYNEPGNSGVFVGVPKGMAYDTRLEFYALSLMVNVFTWAREVSPEQPLTVAAWHVPDRSDCRGAFTHPVDVAALHLSDVTSFHAYVDAQEQRQILSRLAAFQRPLLCTEWLARHIGSNMADTLPLFKEQNVSCYHWGLVQGKTQTWLPWPDIPHHTKSAGLWFHDVLMADGRAYHREEMALVQTLSKE, from the coding sequence ATGTATCAACAATGGACACCCGAGCGCGCGCAAAGCTGGTGGATGCAGCAGAAATGGGGCTGCGGATTTAACTACCTGCCCCGAACGGCAGTCAACTGGCTGGAGATGTGGCAGGAAGAGACATTCGATAGCACCACCCTTCAGCAAGAGCTGAAATGGGCGCAAGAATATGGCTACAACGCCCTGCGTACCAACCTGCCGTTTACGGTCTGGGAACACGATCGAGACGGCCTGATAAGCCGTATCGACCATTTCCTGTCGATTGCCAGCAGCAATGGGCTGGCGGTGATGCTCACCCTGCTTGATGACTGCGCATTTTCGGGCGACGAGCCGTTTATCGGCCAGCAGAAGCCCCCCGTACCGGGCGTACATAACAGCCAGGGCGCTGGAAGCCCGGGTCGGGCGAAAGTGCTCAGCCCTGAATGCTGGCCGCAAATTGAAGCTTATGTGAAAGATATCGTTGGCCATTTTCGTCACGACCCGCGGATCCAGATATGGGATTTGTACAACGAACCGGGTAACAGCGGCGTGTTTGTCGGGGTCCCAAAAGGGATGGCGTACGACACCCGGCTTGAGTTTTATGCGTTGTCGTTGATGGTGAACGTATTTACATGGGCACGGGAAGTCTCACCCGAGCAGCCGCTGACAGTGGCCGCATGGCATGTTCCCGACCGCAGTGACTGCCGGGGAGCCTTCACACACCCGGTTGATGTCGCCGCATTGCATTTGTCGGATGTAACAAGTTTTCACGCCTATGTGGATGCCCAGGAACAGCGGCAAATTTTATCCCGGCTGGCGGCCTTCCAGCGCCCGTTGCTTTGTACTGAGTGGCTGGCGCGCCATATCGGGAGCAACATGGCCGATACGCTCCCTCTTTTTAAAGAACAGAATGTTTCTTGCTACCACTGGGGACTGGTGCAGGGAAAAACCCAGACCTGGCTGCCGTGGCCGGACATTCCGCATCACACGAAAAGTGCCGGGCTGTGGTTTCACGATGTGCTAATGGCTGATGGGCGGGCTTATCACCGGGAGGAGATGGCACTGGTGCAAACGCTCAGCAAAGAGTAA
- a CDS encoding MFS transporter, whose amino-acid sequence MVKPTERRVGYGVALGYGITDLFGGGAFAIIGTWLLFFYTTYCGLTVLEAGSIFAVARIIDALLSPIMGYITDNFGNTWLGRKFGRRRFFLLISSPLMFLYALLWLTDMGYWYYLGTYLSIELLSAMVLVPWETLAAEMTNRYEERSHLSGVRMICSQLGGFLAVSVPGVIMQFTGKDNPFTYTLTGLLFSCVFCIAVFITWRCTWEAKDVHQESDFKLENQRSGGILNHLKYLVLDLFSSFRIRAFRLHIIIYIFSFTAMDVFGSVFTYYVVYCLSQDAAAVSGWLSLAAFASVPGTYGFMLLLNRLNVTPSAALRLSYGCIFCVLAFLFSIYITRTQVPAVLFSAVFILLGAARSGLYYIPWNIYSFIPDIDEIVTRQRREGIFAGVMVLTRKSTVAIAIMIIGLVLQGSGFVKGSGAQPENALHAIIGLMVFATAALLAVSFFTTYKFKLTRETHKLLLKEIARRKLGGDYRDCDESTRIVIKQLTGYEYDQVWGGNATPHSGANVSLSGAE is encoded by the coding sequence ATGGTCAAACCAACTGAACGTAGAGTTGGCTATGGCGTGGCGCTTGGCTACGGCATAACCGACCTGTTTGGCGGTGGCGCATTTGCGATTATCGGCACCTGGCTTTTATTTTTTTACACCACCTACTGCGGGCTAACCGTGCTGGAAGCCGGTTCTATCTTTGCGGTGGCGCGTATTATTGATGCGTTATTAAGCCCAATAATGGGGTATATCACCGACAACTTTGGCAATACCTGGCTTGGGCGTAAATTTGGTCGCCGCCGCTTCTTCTTATTAATCAGCTCACCGTTAATGTTCCTGTATGCCCTGCTGTGGCTGACCGATATGGGCTACTGGTATTACCTGGGCACTTACCTCTCTATTGAGCTGTTGTCAGCGATGGTACTGGTGCCGTGGGAAACACTGGCGGCAGAGATGACCAACCGTTATGAGGAGCGCAGCCACCTGTCGGGCGTGCGCATGATTTGCTCTCAGCTAGGCGGATTTCTTGCGGTCTCTGTTCCTGGTGTCATTATGCAATTCACCGGAAAAGATAATCCGTTTACCTACACCCTGACCGGATTACTTTTTTCTTGTGTCTTTTGCATCGCCGTTTTTATTACCTGGCGTTGCACCTGGGAAGCCAAAGATGTTCATCAGGAATCGGATTTCAAACTGGAGAATCAACGCAGCGGCGGAATACTCAATCATCTGAAATATCTGGTGCTGGATCTGTTCTCTTCATTTCGGATCCGGGCTTTCCGCTTACACATTATTATTTATATCTTCTCGTTTACGGCGATGGATGTTTTCGGCTCGGTCTTTACCTACTACGTTGTCTATTGTCTGAGCCAGGATGCTGCGGCCGTTTCCGGCTGGCTGAGTCTTGCCGCTTTTGCTTCGGTGCCAGGCACTTACGGATTTATGCTGTTGTTAAATCGCTTAAATGTCACACCGTCTGCCGCGCTGCGTCTCTCTTACGGCTGTATTTTCTGCGTACTCGCCTTCCTGTTCAGCATCTATATCACCCGGACGCAGGTTCCCGCGGTGCTGTTCTCTGCGGTCTTCATTTTGCTTGGGGCGGCGCGCTCTGGCCTGTATTACATTCCCTGGAATATCTACAGCTTTATTCCTGATATTGATGAAATCGTCACCCGGCAGCGCCGCGAAGGCATCTTTGCCGGTGTCATGGTGTTAACCCGTAAAAGCACAGTGGCGATTGCCATCATGATTATCGGCCTCGTTCTGCAAGGATCTGGCTTTGTGAAAGGCAGTGGCGCGCAGCCTGAAAACGCCCTTCATGCCATTATCGGCCTGATGGTGTTCGCCACGGCGGCGCTGCTGGCGGTGAGTTTCTTTACCACTTACAAATTCAAACTCACCCGCGAGACACACAAACTGCTGCTGAAAGAGATAGCCCGCCGCAAGCTGGGTGGGGACTATCGCGACTGTGACGAAAGCACCCGCATCGTCATCAAGCAGCTGACGGGCTACGAGTACGACCAGGTCTGGGGCGGCAATGCAACGCCGCACTCCGGGGCTAACGTCAGCCTGTCGGGTGCTGAATAA
- a CDS encoding Gfo/Idh/MocA family protein has translation MKVLNSAIIGGGAIHGCHVNALRQIPDVTLRALVDTDSVKGLKLAKDYQCRFYQDHREMLLDEHIDVVHICTPHFEHKEMILAALAAGKHVFCEKPVAMNGREIREITQAVNHAPGLLGVCYQNRLNPTSQSIMETLTEGSLGRMLSIKAVLTWSRSGRYYTESPWRGRLATEGGSLLINQAIHTLDLMQWFGGGVTRLKGVVDRGELADVTEGEDSAMATLHFANGARGLFYASNCHTTDSPLLLEIHCEHGTLQLNDNTLWRLSQGERIALANDASPDGSSKSYWGVGHQQAIRRFYHAIHHPENADYIDIRTAGKSLNLVEAIYRSSQIRQWIDISN, from the coding sequence ATGAAAGTCCTGAACTCGGCCATTATCGGCGGCGGCGCTATCCACGGTTGCCATGTGAACGCGCTGCGCCAAATCCCCGACGTGACGCTGCGGGCGTTAGTCGACACTGACAGTGTAAAAGGACTGAAACTGGCAAAGGATTATCAGTGCCGCTTTTATCAGGATCACCGGGAAATGCTGCTGGATGAACACATCGACGTGGTGCACATCTGCACGCCCCACTTCGAACATAAGGAGATGATTCTGGCGGCGCTTGCCGCCGGAAAACATGTGTTCTGCGAAAAACCGGTCGCCATGAACGGCAGAGAAATCCGCGAGATAACGCAGGCAGTTAACCATGCGCCGGGGTTGCTCGGCGTCTGCTACCAGAACCGGCTAAACCCCACCAGCCAGTCCATTATGGAGACGCTGACAGAAGGCTCGCTCGGCAGGATGCTCAGCATTAAAGCGGTGCTCACCTGGTCGCGTTCAGGACGTTACTACACCGAAAGCCCGTGGCGCGGCCGGCTGGCAACGGAAGGGGGTAGCCTGCTGATCAATCAGGCGATCCATACGCTCGATTTGATGCAGTGGTTCGGAGGCGGAGTCACGCGGCTGAAAGGGGTAGTAGACAGAGGCGAACTGGCCGACGTCACGGAAGGTGAAGACAGCGCAATGGCGACGCTGCATTTTGCCAATGGCGCTCGCGGCTTGTTTTATGCCAGCAATTGCCATACCACTGATTCCCCGTTGCTGCTGGAGATCCACTGCGAACATGGCACGCTACAGCTTAACGACAATACGCTCTGGCGCTTAAGCCAGGGGGAACGGATAGCGCTGGCGAACGATGCCTCGCCGGATGGCTCCAGCAAAAGTTACTGGGGAGTGGGCCACCAGCAGGCTATCCGCCGCTTTTATCATGCCATTCATCACCCGGAAAATGCGGATTACATTGATATCCGCACCGCCGGAAAATCACTCAACCTTGTGGAGGCTATTTATCGTTCATCTCAGATACGGCAATGGATTGATATAAGTAATTAG
- a CDS encoding Gfo/Idh/MocA family protein translates to MNKNDGMNYAPVGKPQPVVRQGEFVFAAAALDHGHIYGMCNGLIEAGATLKWVYDPDPAKVDKFVQQYPQARVADSLEVILADSAVHLVAGAAIPSERCALGLKTMAAGKDYFTDKAPLTTLEQLADAKAMVGKTGKKYAVYYSERLHVESAVFAGQLVQQGAIGRVIHTLGTGPHREGQGRPDWFYDRRYFGGILCDIGSHQIEQFLFYTGNHNATVIASQARNTSHPQYPAFEDFGDAMLKGENGASGYFRCDWFTPDGLSTWGDGRLTLLGTEGYIEIRKYVDLTHGEQDVVYLVNKEGEFRYPVAGLVGFPFFGELILDCLHRTENAMSQAHAFKAAELCVKAQMLANAAG, encoded by the coding sequence ATGAATAAGAATGACGGAATGAATTACGCACCGGTTGGCAAACCTCAACCTGTTGTCCGGCAAGGCGAATTCGTCTTTGCCGCTGCCGCGCTCGACCATGGCCATATTTACGGGATGTGCAACGGGCTCATTGAAGCGGGCGCAACGCTGAAATGGGTTTACGACCCGGACCCGGCGAAAGTGGATAAATTTGTGCAGCAGTACCCGCAGGCCCGGGTCGCGGATTCGCTGGAGGTGATCCTTGCCGATAGCGCAGTGCATCTTGTTGCTGGTGCCGCCATCCCCTCTGAGCGCTGCGCGCTGGGGCTGAAAACGATGGCTGCGGGTAAGGACTACTTCACCGACAAAGCACCGCTCACCACGCTTGAACAACTGGCTGATGCCAAAGCGATGGTCGGGAAGACTGGCAAGAAATACGCGGTTTACTACAGCGAGCGCCTGCACGTTGAAAGCGCGGTATTTGCCGGGCAACTGGTGCAACAGGGTGCGATTGGCCGCGTTATCCACACGCTCGGCACCGGCCCGCACCGGGAAGGACAAGGCAGGCCAGACTGGTTTTACGATCGTCGTTACTTCGGCGGAATTCTGTGTGACATCGGCAGCCACCAGATTGAACAATTCCTGTTTTACACCGGAAACCACAATGCGACCGTGATCGCCAGCCAGGCACGTAACACCAGCCATCCGCAGTATCCCGCGTTTGAAGATTTCGGCGACGCGATGCTCAAAGGGGAAAACGGGGCCAGTGGCTACTTCCGCTGCGACTGGTTCACGCCAGATGGGCTTTCCACCTGGGGTGATGGCCGCCTCACGCTACTGGGTACTGAGGGATACATTGAGATCCGCAAGTATGTCGATTTAACCCACGGCGAGCAGGATGTGGTGTACCTCGTCAATAAAGAGGGCGAGTTCCGCTACCCGGTGGCAGGCCTGGTCGGCTTCCCGTTCTTTGGTGAACTGATCCTCGACTGCCTGCATCGCACTGAAAACGCCATGAGCCAGGCCCACGCCTTTAAAGCGGCCGAGCTGTGCGTGAAGGCGCAAATGCTGGCTAACGCGGCGGGATAA
- a CDS encoding Gfo/Idh/MocA family protein: protein MLNVAIVGTGNISHNHIQGYLQFGQRCRIVALVDIYPEKAQEKKTRYGLTDARVYESHEQMLACEPHLDIVDVCTPPYVHAQISIDALNAGCHVLCEKPMAASLEECDAMIAAQQASGKTLSVIAQNRFTDAFWRLKAAIDSGLAGKICHAQVDSFWWRGHCYYDLWWRGTWEKEGGGCTLNHAVHHIDAIQWMLGFPSDVVAMMTNVAHDNAEVEDLSAAIFKYPNGALTQLTASVVHHGEDQKIIIQGEKARISAPWQAIASVSADNGFPQDTPDTQREAQLNAVFQDTPPLRWTLHTGQIHDLLQSIEKGAAPLVDGQQGKRSLELITAIYKSAITRAVVSLPIHQDDPFYRTGGTNTLAPRFYEKSASVANFNEVGAIPLGKDLDRGV, encoded by the coding sequence ATGTTAAATGTCGCCATCGTGGGAACAGGGAATATCTCGCATAACCATATTCAGGGCTATTTGCAGTTTGGTCAGCGCTGCCGGATTGTCGCGCTGGTGGATATCTACCCGGAAAAAGCACAAGAGAAAAAAACACGCTACGGCCTGACGGATGCCCGCGTGTACGAAAGCCACGAGCAGATGCTGGCGTGCGAGCCCCATCTCGATATCGTCGATGTCTGTACGCCACCTTACGTTCATGCGCAAATCAGTATTGATGCGCTCAATGCCGGTTGCCACGTGCTGTGCGAAAAGCCGATGGCTGCGTCGCTTGAAGAGTGCGATGCAATGATCGCCGCCCAGCAGGCGAGCGGGAAAACCCTCTCTGTGATTGCGCAAAACCGTTTTACCGATGCCTTCTGGCGCTTAAAGGCGGCGATTGATTCTGGCCTCGCGGGTAAGATTTGCCACGCGCAGGTGGACTCCTTCTGGTGGCGTGGACACTGCTACTACGACCTGTGGTGGCGCGGTACATGGGAAAAAGAGGGCGGGGGCTGTACGCTCAACCACGCAGTACATCACATCGACGCTATTCAATGGATGCTCGGCTTCCCGTCGGACGTGGTGGCGATGATGACCAACGTGGCACATGACAACGCCGAAGTGGAAGACCTGAGTGCCGCTATCTTCAAATACCCCAACGGCGCGCTTACCCAGCTTACCGCTTCGGTAGTGCATCACGGTGAGGATCAGAAAATCATCATCCAGGGGGAAAAAGCCCGCATCTCTGCACCCTGGCAGGCCATAGCCAGCGTGAGTGCTGATAACGGTTTCCCCCAGGATACCCCTGACACGCAGCGCGAAGCACAGCTCAACGCCGTTTTTCAGGACACTCCGCCGCTCAGGTGGACGCTGCACACCGGGCAGATCCACGACCTGCTCCAGAGCATCGAAAAAGGTGCTGCCCCGCTCGTCGATGGCCAGCAGGGTAAGCGCTCGCTGGAGCTGATTACCGCAATTTATAAATCCGCGATCACCCGGGCAGTGGTGTCGCTGCCCATTCACCAGGATGACCCGTTTTACCGTACTGGCGGGACAAACACCCTCGCCCCCCGTTTTTATGAAAAATCCGCAAGCGTTGCCAACTTCAACGAAGTGGGCGCGATCCCTCTGGGCAAAGATCTGGATCGAGGAGTCTGA
- a CDS encoding Gfo/Idh/MocA family protein: MEKVRFGIIGIGNIGTVHARYLLAGTVKDACLAAVCDNAAEKHPAIRQLVGDGVPLFSDAQEMLQSGLIDAVIVATPHYDHPRLSILAMRNGIHTLCEKPAGVYTAQVQEMNDCARECDVVFGIMYNQRPNPLYQKVKDLIDSGELGEIRRSNWIITNWYRSQSYYNSGGWRATWKGEGGGVLLNQDPHQLDLWQWLAGMPVRLRAFCQFGKHRDIEVEDEVTAYAEYANGATGVFITTVAETPGTNRLEITGDRGKVVVEDGTLRYWRLRESETAFNARWQNGFGEPECWEVTLPVAPECSEHHVITANFCAAVLRGEPLIAPGLEGIRGLTLSNAMHLSTWTDDWVDLPLNEKQYLRLLQQRITTSVEKENVSRTLDASGSW, encoded by the coding sequence ATGGAGAAGGTACGTTTTGGCATTATTGGTATAGGTAATATCGGTACGGTTCACGCGCGCTATTTACTGGCCGGGACCGTTAAAGACGCGTGTCTGGCGGCTGTTTGCGACAATGCGGCGGAAAAACATCCTGCCATCCGCCAGCTGGTGGGTGATGGCGTCCCACTGTTCAGTGACGCACAAGAAATGCTCCAGAGTGGCCTTATCGACGCCGTGATTGTGGCGACACCGCACTACGATCACCCTCGCCTGTCCATTCTGGCCATGCGTAACGGCATCCACACCTTGTGTGAGAAACCGGCGGGTGTGTATACCGCACAAGTGCAGGAGATGAACGACTGCGCACGTGAGTGTGATGTGGTGTTCGGCATCATGTATAACCAACGCCCCAACCCGCTCTATCAGAAAGTGAAAGATCTCATCGACAGCGGCGAGCTGGGCGAGATCCGCCGCTCCAACTGGATTATCACCAACTGGTATCGCTCTCAGAGCTATTACAACTCTGGCGGCTGGCGCGCCACCTGGAAAGGCGAAGGCGGTGGCGTCCTGCTCAATCAGGACCCGCATCAGCTCGACCTCTGGCAGTGGCTGGCGGGAATGCCGGTGCGCCTGCGCGCGTTTTGCCAGTTTGGCAAACATCGTGACATCGAGGTTGAAGATGAGGTGACCGCCTATGCGGAATACGCCAATGGCGCGACCGGCGTCTTCATCACCACCGTGGCGGAAACGCCTGGTACCAACCGCCTGGAAATCACCGGCGATCGCGGCAAAGTGGTGGTTGAGGACGGCACACTGCGCTACTGGCGACTGCGCGAATCAGAAACCGCATTTAATGCCCGCTGGCAGAACGGCTTTGGTGAGCCTGAATGCTGGGAAGTCACACTCCCGGTTGCGCCTGAGTGCAGCGAGCATCATGTCATCACCGCCAACTTCTGTGCGGCCGTCCTGCGCGGCGAGCCGCTGATTGCCCCGGGTCTTGAAGGTATTCGCGGGCTGACGCTCTCCAACGCCATGCACCTCTCCACCTGGACTGATGACTGGGTCGATCTGCCGCTGAACGAAAAACAGTATCTGCGCCTGCTTCAGCAGCGCATCACCACCTCGGTAGAAAAAGAGAACGTCAGCCGAACGCTGGACGCATCAGGAAGCTGGTAA
- a CDS encoding LacI family DNA-binding transcriptional regulator yields MPGRLKMEEIASLAGYSVSTVSRVLSGKSYTSDKARDAIVRTARELGVLESMASGRLLINGIAVFAPERTFQGRGDIFYLEVTKGIAEASAPHNVWITYSGLEEQHADVKLFLEKASHKNINAIIIIGTDDATIFKLASTLNKPCVLINSVDRDNVLDSVSPDHRAIGFTTMRYLFEQGHRRVLTLTCLRRETLYARLDGIKEAYRHFHVAFEPQRDLLVTEWFTADEAERALDEWLLSHDRQQWPEVIFPNSTSMTEGVFRALRRHGLRVPEDISIITTDFAWNLANRLEKPVTGITVPCRDLGIEAVHLLQTRLNRPQAPVYNLLLQGKVVDYGSVSNATRHAARVALYK; encoded by the coding sequence ATGCCGGGCAGGTTAAAAATGGAGGAGATCGCATCCCTGGCAGGCTATTCCGTCAGCACGGTGTCCAGGGTCTTAAGCGGCAAATCCTATACCAGCGACAAGGCCCGGGATGCCATTGTACGGACCGCGCGGGAATTGGGTGTGCTTGAGTCCATGGCGAGTGGTCGGCTGCTGATTAATGGCATTGCGGTATTTGCGCCTGAAAGAACCTTTCAGGGACGTGGTGACATTTTTTATCTGGAAGTGACCAAAGGTATCGCAGAAGCCAGCGCCCCGCATAATGTGTGGATCACTTACAGTGGATTAGAAGAACAACATGCCGATGTAAAATTATTCCTCGAAAAAGCCAGCCATAAGAACATCAATGCGATCATTATTATCGGCACGGATGATGCCACCATATTTAAGCTTGCCAGCACCCTCAATAAGCCCTGTGTATTAATCAATTCAGTCGACAGGGATAACGTTCTCGATTCTGTTTCGCCCGATCATCGCGCCATTGGATTTACTACGATGCGTTACCTCTTTGAGCAGGGGCATCGCCGGGTGCTGACGCTCACCTGCCTGCGGCGGGAGACGCTCTATGCGCGCCTGGATGGCATTAAAGAGGCGTACCGGCATTTTCATGTCGCTTTTGAGCCTCAGCGGGATTTGCTGGTGACGGAGTGGTTTACCGCTGATGAAGCCGAGCGTGCCCTTGATGAGTGGCTGTTAAGCCACGACAGGCAGCAGTGGCCCGAGGTTATTTTCCCTAACAGCACCAGCATGACGGAAGGGGTGTTCAGGGCGCTGCGACGACACGGGCTGCGTGTTCCTGAGGATATCTCCATCATCACCACCGATTTTGCCTGGAATTTAGCAAATCGACTGGAAAAACCGGTCACAGGGATCACCGTGCCCTGTCGCGATCTTGGCATTGAGGCAGTACATTTGTTGCAAACGCGGCTGAACAGACCGCAGGCACCGGTGTATAACCTGCTGTTGCAGGGGAAGGTGGTGGATTACGGCTCGGTAAGTAATGCAACGCGCCACGCGGCTCGCGTGGCGCTATACAAGTGA
- the msrA gene encoding peptide-methionine (S)-S-oxide reductase MsrA, whose protein sequence is MSLFDKKHLVSQSDALPGRNTPMPVATLHAVNDHSMTHVPEGMEIALFAMGCFWGVERLFWQLPGVYSTAVGYTGGYTPNPTYREVCSGETGHAEAVRVVYDPAVISYEQLLQVFWENHDPAQGMRQGNDHGTQYRSAIYPLTPEQDTAAHASLERFQSAMRDAGDDRQVTTEIASAKPFYYAEDDHQQYLHKNPYGYCGIGGIGVCLPPQLA, encoded by the coding sequence GTGAGTTTATTCGACAAAAAGCATCTTGTTTCTCAATCAGATGCATTACCGGGACGGAACACCCCAATGCCTGTAGCGACTTTACACGCCGTAAACGATCATTCAATGACTCACGTCCCGGAAGGCATGGAAATCGCCCTGTTCGCCATGGGCTGCTTCTGGGGTGTGGAACGCTTGTTCTGGCAACTGCCTGGTGTTTACAGTACCGCAGTCGGTTATACCGGCGGTTACACACCGAACCCAACCTACCGCGAAGTGTGCTCAGGCGAAACCGGACACGCCGAAGCGGTTCGTGTGGTCTATGACCCGGCCGTTATTAGCTACGAGCAACTGCTCCAGGTGTTCTGGGAAAACCATGATCCGGCCCAGGGGATGCGTCAGGGCAATGACCACGGCACTCAGTACCGTTCTGCCATCTACCCGCTGACCCCTGAGCAGGATACCGCCGCGCACGCCAGCCTGGAACGCTTCCAGAGCGCCATGCGTGATGCCGGGGATGACCGCCAGGTCACGACGGAAATCGCTTCCGCAAAACCGTTCTACTATGCCGAAGACGATCACCAGCAGTACCTGCATAAAAATCCGTATGGCTACTGCGGCATTGGTGGCATCGGCGTGTGCCTGCCGCCACAGCTGGCCTGA
- the tamA gene encoding autotransporter assembly complex protein TamA yields MPKIRQLCLVSVLLTSGVASAANVRLQVEGLSGALEKNVRAQLSTIQGDEVTPDRRFRARVDDAIREGLKALGYYEPTIDFDLRPPPAKGRQVLIARVSPGEPVLIGGTDVVLRGGARTDRDYLDLLGTRPKIGTVLDHSDYDHFKKELTSVSLRKGYFDSQFNKSQLGISLERRQAFWDIDFDSGERYRFGDVTFEGSQIREEYLQNLIPFKKGDYYQSKDLAELNRRLSATGWFNSVVVAPEFDKSRKTKVLPLHGVVSPRTENTIETGLGYSTDVGPRVKATWKKPWMNSYGHSLTTSASISSPEQQLDFSYKMPLLKNPLEQYYLVQGGFKRTDLNDTESDSTTLALSRFWDLSSGWQRAINLRWSLDHFTQANVTNTTMLLYPGVMISRTRSRGGLMPDWGDSQRYSIDYSNTLWGSDVDFTVVQAQNVWIRTLYDKHRFVMRGNLGWIETGDFDKVPPDLRFFAGGDRSIRGYKYKSIAPKDDSGKLIGASKLATGSLEYQYNVSGKWWGAMFVDSGEAVSDIRRSDFKTGAGVGVRWQSPVGPIKLDFAVPVGDKDEHGLQFYIGLGPEL; encoded by the coding sequence GTGCCAAAGATCCGCCAGTTATGTTTGGTCAGTGTATTGCTGACAAGCGGAGTCGCCAGCGCGGCGAATGTCCGTTTGCAGGTTGAGGGGTTGTCCGGGGCGCTGGAAAAGAACGTGCGTGCACAGTTGTCTACGATTCAGGGAGACGAAGTGACGCCGGACCGGCGTTTTCGCGCACGTGTTGATGACGCGATCCGCGAAGGATTAAAAGCGCTCGGCTATTACGAGCCGACCATCGATTTCGATTTACGTCCGCCACCGGCCAAAGGCCGGCAGGTATTGATCGCCCGCGTATCGCCGGGCGAGCCGGTACTGATTGGTGGCACTGATGTGGTACTGCGCGGCGGTGCGCGTACCGACAGGGATTATCTGGATCTGCTCGGCACGCGTCCGAAAATCGGTACGGTGCTGGATCATAGCGATTACGACCATTTCAAAAAAGAACTCACCTCGGTTTCGCTGCGTAAGGGCTATTTCGACAGCCAGTTCAATAAAAGCCAGTTGGGGATCTCGCTGGAAAGACGCCAGGCTTTCTGGGATATCGACTTTGACAGCGGCGAACGCTACCGCTTCGGCGATGTGACCTTTGAAGGCTCGCAAATCCGCGAAGAGTATCTGCAAAACCTGATCCCGTTTAAGAAGGGTGATTACTATCAGTCGAAGGATTTGGCGGAGTTAAACCGTCGTTTGTCGGCGACTGGATGGTTTAACTCGGTTGTTGTCGCCCCTGAGTTTGATAAATCCCGCAAGACCAAGGTGTTGCCGCTGCATGGCGTTGTGTCGCCGCGCACCGAGAACACCATTGAGACGGGGTTAGGCTATTCGACGGACGTGGGCCCGCGCGTGAAAGCCACGTGGAAAAAACCGTGGATGAACTCCTACGGCCACAGCCTGACGACCAGCGCCAGTATCTCTTCGCCAGAGCAACAGCTGGATTTCAGCTATAAAATGCCGCTGCTGAAAAACCCGCTTGAACAGTACTACCTGGTGCAGGGCGGTTTTAAGCGAACCGACCTGAACGATACCGAATCAGATTCCACCACGCTTGCGCTGTCGCGCTTCTGGGATCTTTCGAGCGGCTGGCAGCGCGCCATTAACCTGCGCTGGAGCCTCGACCACTTTACCCAGGCGAATGTGACGAACACCACCATGCTGCTTTATCCCGGCGTGATGATAAGCCGTACCCGTTCCCGTGGTGGCCTGATGCCTGACTGGGGCGATTCCCAGCGTTACTCCATCGATTACTCCAATACGCTGTGGGGCTCTGACGTCGACTTCACAGTGGTGCAGGCGCAAAACGTCTGGATCCGCACCCTGTACGACAAACACCGCTTCGTGATGCGCGGCAATCTTGGCTGGATTGAAACCGGCGACTTCGACAAAGTCCCGCCCGACCTGCGTTTCTTCGCCGGTGGCGATCGCAGTATTCGTGGGTATAAGTACAAATCCATCGCGCCAAAAGATGACAGCGGCAAGCTGATTGGTGCGTCCAAGCTGGCGACGGGCTCGCTGGAATACCAGTACAACGTCAGCGGAAAATGGTGGGGTGCCATGTTTGTGGATAGCGGTGAAGCCGTGAGTGATATTCGCCGCAGCGATTTCAAAACCGGCGCGGGCGTGGGCGTGCGCTGGCAGTCTCCCGTTGGGCCTATCAAGCTCGATTTTGCCGTGCCTGTGGGTGACAAAGACGAACACGGTTTACAGTTTTACATCGGTCTGGGGCCTGAATTATGA